The following nucleotide sequence is from uncultured Draconibacterium sp..
TTACAGAAGGAAATTCAATTTCCCCGAAAGCCAGCAAAACACCCTTAAAAATAAGCTCTGCTTCGCGCTCTCCGGAAATAACTTCAACAGAACAAGCACAAATCTTTTCAATTTCGGCTACAAATTCCGCCTTATTATCGGCTGTGCGCACCGCCGATGTCGCAAAAACTTTTATTTCATCAACACCAAAAGTGTCCATCACCTTTTTGTGCGAAATAAACGCTGCCTTCGTCCGCAAAGTAGCTTCATCACTAATTTGGTTATCCCTGATTTTTCCATCGCCCAGTTTCACCATTTCCTTGCTTTGGTGCAAAAGCTTGTAATCTGCACCATTCATTTCGGCAATAAGCAGGTTGCAGGTGTTGGTTCCTAAATCGATAACAGCAATGCGCATAAAATAATTTTGAGATGTTGAATGGCGACAAATTAAGACACCTTTGTTATAATATCCAAAGCTTTCTTCGTATTTCATGCGGGCTCCCCCAACAATGATCTGCTTCAGCTATTTTTTAGTTCTGGCCGATTGTTTTAATTTGCACTAACAATTAAAGTATGCTACAGCAACTTAAACAAAAAATACAATCGCTCGGATTTCTCGATCATGCCATTCTTCCGGTTTCGTTTTTGGAGGAAGAAGAGCCTCGTCTAAAAACGTGGCTGGCCAACGATATGTTTGGCGAAATGGGCTATATGAACCGTAATATTGATAAGCGTTTAGATCCTTCGTTGCTGGTTGAGAATGCAAAGACCATTATTGTTGTGCTGCTGAACTATTACCCGGAATCAATGCAGGAAGACCAAACGGCGCCGGTACTTTCGAAGTACGCTTACGGCACCGACTATCATTTTGTGATGAAGGACAAATTGAAGGAACTGCTTCAATTTATCCAGAAAGAAATCGCACCCTGCTCAGGTAGGCCTTTTGTTGATTCGGCACCGGTTTTAGAGCGTGCCTGGGCACGAAAAGCAGGCCTGGGGTGGGTAGGAAAAAACAGCAACCTTATTTCGCCGGAACATGGCAGTTTCTTTTTTATTGGCGAACTGATCATCGATATTGAACTGCCTTACGACGACCCGAAACCGGTGCGCGACCACTGCGGGCGATGCACAAAATGTATTGATGCCTGCCCCACAAAAGCCATTGTTGCCGATCGTGTGGTTGATGCACGGAAATGTATTTCGTACCAAACCATTGAAGTGCGTGGAGAAATGGACTCCAATTTAAAAGGACAGTTTGAAAACCGGGTATTTGGCTGTGATATTTGCCAGGATGTGTGTCCGTGGAATT
It contains:
- the queG gene encoding tRNA epoxyqueuosine(34) reductase QueG, which codes for MLQQLKQKIQSLGFLDHAILPVSFLEEEEPRLKTWLANDMFGEMGYMNRNIDKRLDPSLLVENAKTIIVVLLNYYPESMQEDQTAPVLSKYAYGTDYHFVMKDKLKELLQFIQKEIAPCSGRPFVDSAPVLERAWARKAGLGWVGKNSNLISPEHGSFFFIGELIIDIELPYDDPKPVRDHCGRCTKCIDACPTKAIVADRVVDARKCISYQTIEVRGEMDSNLKGQFENRVFGCDICQDVCPWNLKSEPHSEAGLKPHPKLLTLQKQDWENMERPLFNELFKNSAVKRTGYNGLQRNLRFLRDGEEI